A single Cellulomonas sp. SLBN-39 DNA region contains:
- a CDS encoding transglutaminase family protein translates to MSRLRIVHTSSFRYPSPVTASYNEARMTPVSQPGQSVVETRVDIQPQTWSHDYRDYWGTQVTAFEVLAPHQALVLTAEHVVDVTDRPGTPVPGTSWEVLRGPEVRDRLAEHLADTPTTAPPAEVVALAAAAAEGLEPAEAAVAVCRALRDRLEYIPGVTTVHTPAAEAWEARTGVCQDMAHLALGALRSLGIPARYVSGYLHPAQDAEIGTTVTGESHAWVEWWAGEWTGYDPTNRVPAGEHHVILGRGRSYDDVPPLRGVFAGPQADELAVVVRITREA, encoded by the coding sequence GTGAGCCGCCTGCGGATCGTGCACACGTCGTCGTTCCGGTACCCCTCGCCGGTGACCGCGTCGTACAACGAGGCCCGGATGACCCCGGTGTCCCAGCCCGGGCAGAGCGTCGTCGAGACCCGCGTCGACATCCAGCCGCAGACCTGGTCGCACGACTACCGCGACTACTGGGGCACCCAGGTCACGGCCTTCGAGGTGCTCGCACCCCACCAGGCGCTGGTGCTCACCGCCGAGCACGTGGTCGACGTGACCGACCGGCCCGGCACGCCGGTGCCCGGCACGTCCTGGGAGGTGCTGCGCGGGCCCGAGGTGCGCGACCGGCTGGCCGAGCACCTGGCGGACACCCCCACCACGGCGCCGCCGGCCGAGGTGGTCGCGCTGGCCGCTGCCGCGGCCGAGGGGCTCGAGCCCGCCGAGGCCGCGGTCGCGGTGTGCCGGGCCCTGCGCGACCGGCTGGAGTACATCCCCGGCGTGACGACCGTGCACACGCCCGCCGCCGAGGCCTGGGAGGCCCGCACGGGCGTGTGCCAGGACATGGCGCACCTCGCCCTCGGTGCGCTGCGGTCCCTGGGCATCCCGGCCCGGTACGTCTCGGGGTACCTGCACCCCGCCCAGGACGCCGAGATCGGCACGACCGTCACGGGCGAGTCGCACGCCTGGGTCGAGTGGTGGGCGGGGGAGTGGACGGGGTACGACCCGACGAACCGGGTCCCTGCCGGCGAGCACCACGTGATCCTGGGGCGCGGGCGCTCGTACGACGACGTGCCGCCGCTGCGGGGCGTGTTCGCCGGCCCGCAGGCCGACGAGCTGGCCGTGGTGGTCCGCATCACCCGCGAGGCCTGA
- a CDS encoding maleylpyruvate isomerase family mycothiol-dependent enzyme — translation MRAHPGTSPADPPPGRPLDRPPGAPADGPAGATPDAAAGTGGPDAGTPPAVLVPGTAQPYLDVLAALQDAFLAGVRGADPLLPVPWCGRWKVRDLVVHLARIHHWAAGQASRRREVPLGRGPFDLPELYGTCAAELMTTLRTLAPDATSSTLLGPGPVAFWHRRQVHETLVHLWDLRTATGSPTHADPTVWADTVDEVVTVMQPRQVALGRTAPLPVRVDLHAVDADRSWTFAATGAEDPAAAPRVEVRAPADALALLLWRRLPADAPVLAVDGEAAALEALLTSRLVP, via the coding sequence ACCGGCCACCCGGCGCGCCGGCCGACGGACCGGCCGGCGCCACGCCCGACGCAGCCGCCGGCACCGGCGGCCCCGACGCCGGGACGCCGCCCGCAGTGCTCGTGCCGGGCACCGCGCAGCCGTACCTCGACGTGCTCGCCGCGCTCCAGGACGCGTTCCTCGCCGGGGTGCGCGGGGCCGACCCCCTCCTGCCGGTGCCGTGGTGCGGCCGGTGGAAGGTCCGGGACCTGGTCGTGCACCTGGCCCGCATCCACCACTGGGCGGCGGGCCAGGCCTCCCGGCGCCGGGAGGTGCCGTTGGGGCGCGGCCCGTTCGACCTGCCCGAGCTGTACGGCACGTGCGCGGCGGAGCTGATGACCACGCTGCGCACGCTCGCCCCGGACGCCACGTCGTCCACCCTGCTCGGCCCCGGCCCGGTCGCGTTCTGGCACCGGCGCCAGGTGCACGAGACGCTCGTGCACCTGTGGGACCTGCGCACGGCGACCGGCAGCCCGACCCACGCCGACCCGACGGTGTGGGCCGACACGGTCGACGAGGTCGTGACGGTCATGCAGCCGCGGCAGGTCGCCCTCGGCCGCACCGCGCCGCTGCCCGTGCGCGTCGACCTGCACGCCGTCGACGCGGACCGGTCGTGGACGTTCGCCGCCACGGGTGCCGAGGACCCGGCGGCGGCGCCCCGGGTCGAGGTGCGCGCACCGGCGGACGCGCTCGCGCTCCTGCTGTGGCGCCGACTCCCCGCCGACGCGCCCGTCCTCGCGGTCGACGGCGAGGCCGCGGCCCTCGAGGCGTTGCTGACGTCCCGGCTGGTGCCCTGA